One Solea senegalensis isolate Sse05_10M linkage group LG13, IFAPA_SoseM_1, whole genome shotgun sequence DNA segment encodes these proteins:
- the si:ch1073-15f19.2 gene encoding LOW QUALITY PROTEIN: T-cell surface protein tactile (The sequence of the model RefSeq protein was modified relative to this genomic sequence to represent the inferred CDS: inserted 1 base in 1 codon) → MSLGSSDVARAALGAALALLLRAAIIQGLRDDVGKTRYETTEAVVGQNVTLQCDIKTRPGLNIVSFEWRKKKNETHEEKLALFNLIYGVNKFRPNVSLEFQNNSANMLMRSYLHLSEVKKWDSGVYICDIATFPAGSTRREIELKIKDVVEITCDANTSVSVHYGENVTIHCGAAGNSRYRWTNKNKELVSENGSLELLSVSDAEAGIYTLTVSTGNESMHKQFTITVQPASTSVRTDSTTVSPHGHVTEAVWPEPRVNSSTTSLTSRLTTNVTQTRVNDVNPNNDSVTAITETNFSDTSAAATHTGPNLFLSSTALSPGAGAGFTSRNREMESDEMRNESESHTRRPEESLSARPQETSTSANITDGYKDSGVTPTSNTSHKNGASQRHLLVLIIVPVLLLIVMAGVLYRRHLMQQRMDLXPPFKPPPPPVKYTAARHREISAQPFPISRCNSENAPTDMKHMFIHV, encoded by the exons ATGAGTTTGGGGAGCTCGGACGTGGCCCGAGCTGCGCTGGGAGCGGCCCTCGCACTCCTCCTCCGTGCCGCTATTATACAAG GGCTCCGGGATGATGTTGGGAAGACGCGGTATGAAACAACAGAAGCAGTCGTGGGCCAGAACGTGACCTTGCAGTGTGATATAAAGACTCGCCCTGGGCTCAATATTGTCAGTTTTgaatggaggaagaaaaagaacgAAACCCACGAAGAAAAGCTGGCTCTGTTTAACCTGATTTATGGAGTCAATAAGTTCCGGCCTAACGTCAGCCTCGAGTTCCAGAACAACAGCGCAAACATGTTGATGCGCTCCTATCTGCACCTCAGTGAGGTGAAGAAGTGGGACAGCGGCGTCTATATTTGTGATATTGCAACTTTCCCTGCTGGTTCCACGAGGAGGGAGATAGAGCTGAAGATCAAAG ATGTTGTCGAAATAACGTGCGACGCGAACACAAGTGTCAGCGTCCATTACGGAGAAAATGTGACAATTCACTGCGGGGCAGCTGGAAATTCTCGATACAGATGGACCAACAAG AACAAGGAGTTGGTGTCGGAGAACGGATCTCTGGAGCTGTTGTCAGTAAGCGATGCTGAAGCAGGGATTTATACACTGACTGTCTCCACAGGAAATGAAAGTATGCATAAACAGTTTACCATCACAGTGCAGCCAGCAAGCACAAGTGTACGGACAG ATTCCACAACAGTGTCCCCACACGGTCATGTGACTGAAGCGGTTTGGCCGGAACCTAGAGTCAACAGCTCCACCACATCATTGACCTCTCGACTGACAACCAATGTAACCCAGACCCGTGTGAACGATGTGAATCCAAACAACGACAGCGTCACAGCGATCACAGAGACCAATTTTAGTGACACGTCCGCCGCGgccacacacactggacctaaTCTCTTCCTCAGCTCTACTGCATTAAGTCCTGGTGCAGGTGCAGGGTTCACATCCAGGAATCGGGAAATGGAAAGTGATGAAATGAGGAATGAGTCTGAGTCACACACGCGGCGTCCGGAGGAAAGTCTCTCAGCGAGGCCACAGGAAACCAGCACCTCGGCGAACATCACAGACGGCTACAAAGACTCTGGTGTGACACCAACATCAAACACTAGTCATAAAAATG GCGCCTCACAGAGACATCTGCTGGTGCTTATCATCGTCCCCGTACTGTTGCTGATCGTCATGGCCGGCGTCCTCTACAGGAGACACTTAATGCAACAGAG GATGGATC CCCCTCCGTTCAAACCCCCCCCTCCTCCGGTTAAATACACAGCTGCAAGACACCGGGAGATTTCTGCACAGCCTTTCCCCATTTCACGGTGCAACTCGGAGAATGCACCTACGGATATGAAACACATGTTTATCCATGTATAG
- the LOC122779694 gene encoding uncharacterized protein LOC122779694, which produces MDWELAGLALLSLALLISLCLNVFLCMRRRTSMCRDKEDCCYPHTYDAEVPSQDEGFYFRDLSRREEQESPRSRHEQQENPIYGNISSDVCYEMMTMRHKRDITQPLERDVNYASLDLKMAKKRKRRQRHQQQNHHQVELPHHLTPPGATTFLDVDGDVDARLPPRDTSTMVSHSSIYLNSQQMAQEAEEMERERSVNMEREAEGWEDEGMAREWDGEQESVEGKDFGNGAVCLQDNQTDYFPQHLLS; this is translated from the exons ATGGACTGGG AACTCGCAGGTCTGGCGCTGTTATCGCTGGCCTTGTTGATCTCACTGTGTCTCAACGTCTTCCTGTGCATGAGGCGAAGAACCTCCATGTGCAGag ATAAAGAAGACTGCTGCTACCCACACACATACGACGCAGAAGT CCCGTCACAGGACGAAGGCTTTTACTTTCGTGACCTCAGTCGTCGCGAGGAGCAGGAAAGTCCCCGCAGTCGTCACGAGCAGCAGGAAAATCCAATCTATGGCAACATCAGCTCAG ACGTTTGTTATGAGATGATGACCATGCGACACAAAAGAGATATTACACAG CCTCTGGAGCGTGACGTGAACTACGCCTCACTGGATCTAAAGATGGCAAAGAAACGCAAGAGGAGGCAGCGCCATCAGCAGCAAAACCACCACCAGGTGGAGCTGCCACATCACCTCACGCCTCCCGGGGCGACCACGTTCCTGGACGTGGACGGGGACGTGGACGCTCGCCTCCCGCCCAGGGACACCAGCACCATGGTGTCCCACAGCAGCATCTACCTCAACAGTCAACAGATGGCTCAGGAGGCGGAggagatggagcgagagaggagCGTCAACATGGAGAGGGAGGCGGAGGGATGGGAGGATGAGGGGATGGCGAGGGAATGGGACGGAGAGCAAGAGAGTGTGGAGGGGAAGGATTTTGGGAACGGGGCCGTTTGTTTACAGGATAATCAGACAGATTATTTTCCTCAGCACCTTTTGTCATGA
- the LOC122779166 gene encoding ion channel TACAN-like — MLFTPTGFGECLREWDDLEKDFEQIQDTHRLYRQKLEEVNKLQNSCSGAITRQRKKLKELTSSLEQCKQHNPAALLSPEDVDTIAGIEDSIKERTNAFCEMEAFLPKKNGLYLSLVLGNINVTLLNKQSKFAYKDEYEKFKLVLTVIIFVFSFTCRFLLSYRVLDALFNFLLVWYYCTLTIRESILISNGSRIRGWWVFHHYVSTFLSGVMLTWPEGALYQMFRNQFLSYCLYQSFVQFLQYYYQSGCLYRLRALGERHNMDLTVEGFQSWMWRGLTFLLPFLFFGHFWQLYNSVTLFKMFQLPECKEWQVAMCGCSYLALFMGNFFTTLGVVYQKYKNNQDKCKTL, encoded by the exons atgttgttCACGCCAACGGGATTTGGTGAATGTTTACGCGAATGGGATGATTTAGAGAAAGACTTCGAACAAATTCAG GACACTCATCGTCTTTATAGACAGAAGCTCGAGGAAGTGAACAAACTGCAAAACAGCTGCTCTGGAGCAATCACACGTCAGAGAAAGAAACTCAAAGAGCTCACATCCTCGTTAGAACA ATGCAAACAACACAATCCAGCAGCCCTGTTGAGTCCAGAAGACGTGGACACCATCGCGGGAATCGAAGACTCCATTAAAGAAAGAACAAATGCTTTTTGTGAGATGGAAGCTTTTCTGCCAAAGAAGAACGG GTTGTACCTCAGTCTTGTTTTAGGAAACATCAACGTCACACTCCTCAACAAACAGTCCAA ATTTGCCTACAAAGATGAATATGAGAAGTTTAAACTGGTCCTCACGGTCATCATCTTCGTGTTCTCCTTCACCTGTCGCTTTCTGCTCAGCTACAG AGTCCTCGATGCCCTGTTCAACTTCCTTTTGGTGTGGTACTACTGCACGCTCACCATCAGGGAGAGCATCCTCATCTCAAACGGCTCAAG GATCAGAGGTTGGTGGGTTTTTCATCACTATGTGTCAACCTTCCTGTCTGGCGTCATGCTCACGTG gCCAGAGGGCGCTCTCTACCAGATGTTCAGGAACCAGTTCCTGTCATATTGTCTCTATCAAA GCTTCGTCCAGTTTCTTCAGTACTACTACCAGAGTGGCTGCTTGTACAGACTGCGAGCGCTCGGAGAAAGACACAACATGGACCTGACAGTGG AGGGTTTCCAGTCTTGGATGTGGAGAGGTTTGACCTTCCTCCTTCCCTTCCTGTTCTTTGGTCAT tTCTGGCAGCTTTACAACAGCGTAACACTCTTCAAGATGTTTCAGCTGCCGGAGTGCAAAGAGTGGCAG GTCGCGATGTGCGGCTGCTCTTACTTAGCGCTCTTCATGGGAAACTTCTTCACCACGCTGGGCGTGGTTTACCAGAAGTACAAGAACAACCAGGACAAGTGCAAGACCTTATAA